The proteins below come from a single Aegilops tauschii subsp. strangulata cultivar AL8/78 chromosome 6, Aet v6.0, whole genome shotgun sequence genomic window:
- the LOC141025929 gene encoding uncharacterized protein: MEVGSSLKLICEDTVRKMGIDPSRLKPSNTTFKGVILGVEARCTGTVTLEVVFGSPNNFRSEDLIFDIAPFRSGYHALLCRTAFAKFNVVLHYVYLKLKMPGPSGVITINGNRERSL; encoded by the coding sequence ATGGAGGTGGGCAGTAGCCTCAAGCTGATATGCGAAGACACGGTGAGGAAGATGGGGATCGACCCGTCAAGGCTCAAACCCAGTAACACCACCTTCAAGGGGGTCATTCTAGGAGTGGAGGCCCGCTGCACAGGCACTGTGACGCTTGAAGTAGTGTTTGGCTCTCCGAACAATTTCCGAAGCgaggacttgatcttcgacattgcaccctttcgcagcggctatcacgccctCCTCTGCAGAACAGCATTCGCTAAATTCAATGTCGTCCTGCATTACGTGTACCTGaagttgaagatgcctggtccttcGGGCGTCATAACTATCAACGGCAACAGAGAACGCTCACTTTGA